One Procambarus clarkii isolate CNS0578487 unplaced genomic scaffold, FALCON_Pclarkii_2.0 HiC_scaffold_155, whole genome shotgun sequence genomic window, tcacgtgcagtagcagcaacaggcaccaccgcaacatgtaaatagcaactcgcttctgcaaaggcatagaacggagcaggcagaccccagacagggccaacggagacacaacAGAACacagcaggcccagaaacctgcacaccaggcgaccgaccgcggagaaaccccgctcgacacctgctggatggggtactgggagcgcatttacaccccaagcctggcccgaggccaggctagacTGACCAGAGGGAGGCCCACCAGGTAGcttcttggagcggcccgcatgcccacataccccccacaaccaggatgggccggaacttcTAATCGAAAACAGTCTAGTGTTCCACGGACGTACCAGCAATAAGGCGTATGCtcacaagtaggtcgtgtaacaaccgcagacctctgacggttatacagtgttccccaattgtgcctatagcaccactgcactccactggtactatcccgcaagttctaccagctaggcgggacccaagagccagagctcaaaccctgcaagcacagccaggagccttaccaggtgagtacagaaccaacaccacaacccccacacctcataacacgaaaaaaggtgggtcctctgaatgactctagcatgggttggacatgcacatgagtgggacaggaagggttgaaaaaagggacagtcactggtgtgcgaacggtctcagtcgtacaaaatatacctaaataaagacaggtatataaacaacaccgcatccagcacccggccaaaagacgccagaccgcagaaactcacctggcgaatggtggcacgaacgtGACATGACTCAAccatgcccagaagaacctgggagcaccgccagatgAAGACGCTAGAgctggacccgcaggagagcagggtagaggcaaaggaggcggcccacacccatgacacagggaaaacctcagcggcctccccacaactggaaaccaggacacccctgaagcgaaggggcacataccgcagcaagggagaagagcgagaggcgaagcacttgaGCAAAAAAAAAGGCgccaaacaccagcactgaaacacaccgcacagaccaaaacaaactccacagcGCATGCGCATGACAGGCTGGCCAAACCGCACAACCCTCTCTGCGagaaggcgccaaccaggactactgcactagaaaagtagccaaaagaggaagcaggaacaataaaaccggccaacgaagcgaagacagcccaaaaaggtacccaaccgggccacaagcagcccaacaaggctacaagtagcccaacagggctacaagtagcccaacagggctacaagtagcccaacagggctacaagtagcccaacagggctacaagtagcccaacagggctacaagtagcccaacagggctacaagtagcccaacagggctacaagtagcccaaccggcccacaagtagcccaaccgggccaaaAGTAGCCCAAACCGGGCCactggccacaagcagcccaaccgcaaGTAGCCCAAAACagcgacaaggacgaggagccgatAGACGTTCCAATAacacgggaagtagcgaaaaccttcccgaaccctcgagaacacagaagccaacactagtcccgaaggcacacaaagtCGCAGGCGCACCTGAGACCAGAAGTCAGgtagaaccccaagaacgggAGAAACATGatgaaaacaccgtcccaaaaagggtgggaggaaacatccacccacaggacggaaccaactgactcaaaggccaaggaaccgagcccgggaagAGGCCGACACCCAACAGCACGTacagcgagtggggaggaaagaccccactccgcgtaaccacaagccccaccTAGAaggggataaaaaaaaaaaaccacggGGTCCTacagggccaaggccccccaagtcagcccctccccagccccgggaacctacacgacaggctccggggccgagccgtccccccaaagccccggccgtaccaaaaAACTGGGGCAGCcacgaaaacactaaggaagggagcccactggcagactcttacaacacggctggaggaacaggctcaaatgcccccgtcactaccccggaaggggaattccccgagactgccgagTCTCAGCACCatcaaaccccgccccgaacctacagacagtAAGGAACCGGATGTAGGCAGGAAGGGGGATCcagggaaaagacaagggggcgtggaaggaacagaagcaaccaacaccccctagtcccaacacgaaccaaaacggggcagccccggggctcccagggaggaaaccacgagaacgttgccaccaccaaggctcaaagtgcaacgcccctgctgcccgcacccgcttagtcagcacaactgggtaaccgagccacaacgagcaaccaaactcgcaggactccgggtcgaaggtgtcaccgaccccacaggcagcagacggaggcaaaacagaaagtcacccagagacatagggtgagagcaacccttaaACTCGCTGGAAACGAGGGGGGGAGGACTCTGAGATCACATGCATCGGACCTGcgtgcccccaggggtttcccagggtcctgagcgtttactataCGAGGAAttacgctcaggtaatcccaggcagggtactgctaaccggcacccaaagctaccaaacaactttcaaagagctgaacccccccccccccccccgggacatgtacactcatgggaacctagcagggggtaccatcagaaaatactcagaacacaagggacacaaggggcaagaacgaaggcagaccccccaccaggtagataaagaaaaagaaaaccccgcaagaggacagcgtacccaagtgaaacagagccggccgctatgattggtaaagacaagctgcaaagtaccctgcgccccaccagtgcaaaaactgccccttactctaaggcgaacaaggaagaaagaacacccgagcacacaaagagcggccgaaaaccaagcagtaaacggcctagcaggggcaggacccaaggaacttgtggaaggtcggGCAGCATgcgcctagggaagggaaccctaggcgcatgcagcccgaatactggagaatcactcccggctcacgtaccaccaagaaaacagacaccacactctaggtacagtgctgaaacaaccactggagccggagcacataaccggtgcctatagcatcagccgaagaactgatgggtggatacccagcgtgggaggtctggggctctcccttccccctcccggggaggggggagctgtgcagacagcggcgcggtgacgtgtgacgtcatactagtttgcttgttttctgttgaggagttctatccactagttcggctttaggtagcaattttcaccagaataggggtttgtttttgaatgcttacctttctggatgcttgacccggtcgatggagacatagaatgcttccaacatatgcagcagttgtgtggtgcccatatcttaagaagcacatcaacaaactggaaaaggtgcaaagacatgctactaagtggctcccagaactgaagggcaagagctacgaggagaggttagaggcattaaatatgccaaaactagaagacagaagaagaagaggtgatatgatcactacatacaaaatagtaacaggaattgataaaatcgatagggaagatttcctgagacctggaactttaagaacaagaggtcatagatatgaactagctaaacacagataccgaagaaatataagaaaattcactttcgcaaacagagtgctagacggttggaacaagttaggtgagaaggtggtggaggccaagaccgtcagtagtttcaaagcgttatatgacaaagagtgctgggaagacgggacaccacgagcgtagctctcatcctgtaactacacttaggtaattaccacacgggggtttctataggccattgctccctttgcctctctgagggggccaggttctggccatggtccccggtaggccttagaactccatacacatgactgatgccaaagtctgacattagcatatcggctctggggagccgacagggctccccccagaaacaacCCTAATATAAAGGAGGAGGCataccaaggcagaccccccccccaccaggctaaaagaaaaagaaaaacctcACAAGAGGACATCATACCAAGATGAAAAAGTGCCGCccactgttataggtgaaaactggGAAATACAAGGAGGGGCAGATGGAACCAAAGTCGAAGTGACTCCCAATCCACAAGTCCGGGCCACTAAAACCAAAACGGGCCAGTCTTGGGGCATCCAGGGGAGCAACTAACCTAtcacattgcagcaacctaaacctagcatgcaacgcaGCTGCTGCCTGCACCATCATATCATGATCAGTAGCATGGGTGAACTAGAGAATGTACAAACAACAAACGTCACATGACTCTGGGTCAAAAGAATCACTGACCCTACACGCAGCATCTAAACCGCAGCAACTATCAACCTCACACAAAGCAAGAGGGAACTCAAGGGTCGCATCCATCGGACCTCGGAGCCCCTGcgtggtttcccagggcccttagccttggtaACAAGCTAAGGGAAGCCGGGCAGGAATCCTGCAAActggcacccaaaactaccaagcaaacttctaaaagctgaacccccaggacgtgtccactcacagaggaCCCAGCAGGGGatacaacaaagaacacagatatgtatatatagataCCCTGAATATATATAGGGGCAACCAACCAAAGGCAGACCcacccaccaggcaggaaaacaaaaacaaaagaaaaaccctacAAGAGGACAACTtatccaggcggaacagagccggccgctataataggtgataactagctgtgcagtaccccacgCTACCAGTGGGGTACGTcataccagtgacgaaaactacctcctaccctgAGGCAAGCAAGGGCAACAAAAGCGCCAGTTGACTCCAAGGGTagccaagtaccgagcagtaaaagacacagcagaggtagatcccaaggtgaTTTTTGAAAGGAGGCcataagccccaagggcagtacttacaaagCACCGAGGGAAGgcgaccctaggtgcatgcagcccaaatactgaagaatattactcctggctTGCACACCACCCTTAGACACAGACCatgccacaaggcacagaaactGAGACAAATTCAGGAGCCAGAAGCATAAGACCTCGCCAttatcacatcagccaagaactgaagggtggatcgcTGGTGTGAGGGTCTgggactccccctcccccctcccagggaggagggTGGTAAGGTAGCACAGACAGCAGCGCAgcaacatgatgacgtcatgatcatttgctaattttcgtttggggagttctgtccactcgttcggatttcggtagcaatatttttaccagaataggggtttgttttggggcacctacctcTCTGAGTGTCTGTcctagtcgatggcagacatagaatgctcccaaccacatgggagtttctataggccattgctccttgtgcctctctgagggagccaagttctggcatgtggtccccggtaggcaagaactccatgcacatcgaCTGATTCCAGAAAGCTAATAcagtatatccatatcagcctggatagcttcaGGAAACCAACGGGGCTGCCCCCAGAaagtttcctatatataaagtcaactctcatcttgatgtgtctccatgtcaaaagtgtttatatagatgaaatactacactcagttgggtgagaacaatgtgaccgTCAGCAgtgtaccttcactgaggtgtggacagtcttgacatttgggaagagttcctggcacttctggagccaatcttctaccttcatgctgcactcatcagctgtgtctatggttgtgtcaacctcctgtggggtgttgactgtgtcgaggctccCCACCATGacctgcagctgagtcttcccttcctctccttgtgttgtcatatccaccacactggtatcctccagttccaagagcttcattgctgacttgttctgctctaccagagcatagagtctgtcctggagctgcaggtggtgagtcttccagtcccccagctgcccccggtactcccccagctgggacagtacctcttcacagctagtaatgaggctgctgatgatgctcttctgctcctgcaccagggaacgtaacttcttactgatgcctctggcgggaccttcataaggttttgctggcactacttcctcagttgttAGCTGGATATTTTTGAGTTTCCTAACTAAAGCCTCCACAGCGTagctaattgggaactgagtagcgGCTGTGGCAGCGTGTtcggcacggcagctggggcaggtcagctgaccattcttgatagcattgtcaatacactgggagcagaatgtgtggccacaCAGCAGTGTACGAGGTCGTAGTTGATTGTCGTCATAatcgttaaaacacactgaacattcctctggcttgttatcctgtggaaaagaatatttggttaaactagatgtatttacaacaaaaactaatattacagtactttatttactaatacaaattacaTAATATTTTTATACATTCTTTGCATTAGCTATTTCAGAGCAGGGTTAATATTACTGACAGATTAACACATTCACAGCAaggccaatattttttataaatatatcccGGAGTATGGGATAATATATTTAGGTAACATATTGCAGCAGCAGGGCTGTTTGTAAGCCGTACCCGAGAGTACAGACTAACAAATCCCATCCTTACTTTATTATGAataatggaaggaaatgtatgtatCGTATGTGATAATGGGGGAAGGATCAAGTATTCTTAGTCTAAGTTGGACAATAAGTACACTGTGGGTTACATCTTAACACATGGGTTTTATTGAACAACTCTGGATTATTTTACACTTACTATGGGAACACACAATTACGTTACAGGACTGTTGAGATTGAGTGATACTCTTCACCAAACATAACCATGATGGATAAATTGACTATTGGTCTCACACAAATCTGGGCTTAGTtgatttggtggtgataagaccaCCAAATCTTATCTATTTGATTTATAAactaagtacagtatatatatatatatatatatatatatatatatatatatatatatatatatatatatatatatatatatatatatatatatatatatatatatattggtgtatactggcagcaggttttctttcaaacatgtttcattgaatatgaccgcatattctgtatttattattttctggtttagggcttctatccctctaactattttcttagcatcagggcttaattggaataggagttctccaaaactcattttcgtacttttaaggtgaagaaaagaagtgatttactatagagtgtattacacttatttgtataatttgcacgacgtttcgaacctccatggttcattctcaagtgaacagatcttacaatactagttgattttatacccgcattaggtcaggtgataatacaatgaaggtgaaaaacatggggggatacataagggataaacataggggctgcagaaggcgtattggcccatacaaggcatctcctatctaaacacaaagattaatccagtgtaattggcctgttatgttggacattgtcttctgtgttggcatcgatatgttcttgtcttgtccttactctcatggtgggtagagtaaatagttccgtgatttgggtgttcatggtaggtcgctctattcttatgtgaattgcctcaagaatttgtaatcttcttgaatcttgggttttgtctattatgcaagtattcttgttcaacatttctcttgttagagtaatgtcatgggcttgtctcatgtgattcctaggggcaccagattgaagatggcatgtcaaacgcctcgtcagcttggtcgacgtcatacctatgtacttacattgaaggttacatccttcgtgggggcaagtgtacatgtatacaacgcttgactgctgtagagggttctccgtcggcttcgggctgtttttgataaggagttcggaagtcttcttggttttgtagaatattatcaggtttatgttttggttaggagtagtgctttttactcctttacggattatttctttcattattctttcctcttttatatgttcactgtgcatggttgatttgtaatataattttattgggggtgttgtggtttctgttctaggttctgaattataccaacggtccaagtgtcttcttatagcagcgtttatttccgcgttgctatatccgttgttcaccaatacctgagttactctttcaaactctctactcacgttgctccattcagagcagtgggtaagtgctcgacgaatataagcattgagaacactggctttgtatctttgggggcactcacttctaccgttcaggcataatcctatgttggtgggcttggtatatacgttggtgcttaaagaggttcctgtttttgttattagtacatccaagaatggcagactgttattttcactattttcatgtgtaaatcggagtactgactctctctctaggtgtctttttaggtcaattagttcagtcgacacaaccataggaatgatactggacagagtatacagagacgagagcacccccaaattagacatacctgagccacacttgaaaagtcttctcgaagcatgtacaaaggaagcccctttcatcagtccacaaggagacatgtatttacaaatagacggagtagcaatgggctcccccttaggagttttatttgctaatttttatatgggaaccatcgaagatagggtcttcagtagcagacaaaaaccaactgtatactgccgttatgtagatgacatattcgtaatagtaaaagactcagatgaactaactgacctaaaaagacacctagagagagagtcagtactccgatttacacatgaaaatagtgaaaataacagtctgccattcttggatgtactaataacaaaaacaggaacctctttaagcaccaacgtatataccaagcccaccaacataggattatgcctgaacggtagaagtgagtgcccccaaagatacaaagccagtgttctcaatgcttatattcgtcgagcgcttacccactgctctgaatggagcaacgtgagtagagagtttgaaagagtaactcaggtattggtgaacaacggatatagcaacgcgtaaataaacgctgctataagaagacacttggaccgttggtataattcagaacctagaacagaaaccacaacacccccaataaaattatattacaaatcaaccatgcacagtgaacatataaaagaggaaagaataatgaaagaaataatccgtaaaggagtaaaaagcactactcctaaccaaaacataaacctgataatattctacaaaaccaagaagacttccgaactccttatcaaaaacagcccgaagctgatggagaaccctctacagcagtcaagcgttgtatacatgtacacttgcccccacgaaggatgtaaccttcaatgtaagtacataggtatgacgtcgaccaagctgacgaggcgtttgacatgccatcttcaatctggtgcccctaggaatcacatgagacaagcccatgacattactctaacaagagaaatgttgaacaagaatacttgcataatagacaaaacccaagattcaagaagattacaaattcttgaggcaattcacataagaatagagcgacctaccatgaacacccaaatcacggaactatttactctacccaccatgagagtaaggacaagacaagaacatatcaatgccaacacagaagacaatgtccaacataacaggccaattacactggattaatctttgtgtttagataggagatgcctcgtatgggccaatacgccttctgcagcccctatgtttatcccttatgtatccccccatgtttttcaccttcattgtattatcacctgacctaatgcgggtataaaatcaactagtattgtaagatctgttcacttgagaatgaaccatggaggttcgaaacgtcgtacaaattatacaaataagtgtaatacactctatagtaaatcacttcttttcttcaccttaaaagtacgaaaatgagttttggagaactcctattccaattaagccctgatgctaagaaaatagttagagggatagaagccctaaaccagaaaataataaatacagaatatgcggtcatattcaatgaaacatatatatatatatatatatatatatgtcgtacctagtagccagaatgcacttctcagcctactatgcaaggcccgatttgcctaataagccaagttttcctgaattaatatattttctccaatttttttcttatgaaatgataaagctatccatttcattatgtatgaggtaaattttttttattggagttaaaattaacgtagatatatgaccgaacctaaccaaccctacctaacctaacctaacctatctttataggttaggttaggttaggtagccgaaaaagttaggttaggttaggtaggttagttagtcgaaaaacaattaattcatgaaaacttggcttattaggcaaattgggccttgcatagtaggctgagaagtgagttctggctactaggtacgacatatatatatatatatatatatatatatatata contains:
- the LOC138361050 gene encoding tripartite motif-containing protein 59-like, with protein sequence MMDNKPEECSVCFNDYDDNQLRPRTLLCGHTFCSQCIDNAIKNGQLTCPSCRAEHAATAATQFPISYAVEALVRKLKNIQLTTEEVVPAKPYEGPARGISKKLRSLVQEQKSIISSLITSCEEVLSQLGEYRGQLGDWKTHHLQLQDRLYALVEQNKSAMKLLELEDTSVVDMTTQGEEGKTQLQVMVGSLDTVNTPQEVDTTIDTADECSMKVEDWLQKCQELFPNVKTVHTSVKVHC